The Thermodesulfobacteriota bacterium DNA window GGGACAGGGTAGTCGCGGTTGATGAAAACGGACACATCCTGTCCGGGGACCGGATACTGGCGATTTGCGCCGGGTATCTGAAGGAAAACGGCCGGCTTCGAAACAACACCGTGGTCAGTACCGTGATGAGCAATATCGGTTTGACCCGGGCCTTGCGGCAGATGGATATTGCCCATGTCACCACCGATGTGGGTGACCGCCATGTCCTGGAAACAATGCTTTCCCGGGGTTCCGCCCTGGGCGGAGAGGATTCCGGACACATTATCCTTTCCGATCACCAGACAACCGGAGACGGCCTGCTGACCGCCCTGATGATTTGCCATATCATGGCCGGGACCCATAAACCGCTGTCCGTGCTGGCCTCCACCATGACGGTTTGTCCCCAGGAACTGGTCAATGTCCCTGTACGGGAAAAACCGGACTTGCGAACTATCAAGGACGTGCGGAAAACCATTGCCGCGGTAGAAGCATCTCTTGGTGAGTCCGGAAGAGTCCTGGTCAGGTATTCCGGAACACAACCCCTGTGCCGGGTAATGGCGGAAGCGGCGACCGCCGAGGAGGCCAGAAGGGCCGTCATCGATATTGCCGAAGCCATCCGGCGTCATATTGGCGATTAGAGGAGATGTGATGAAAATTACCTTTCACGGCGCGGCCCGGGAAGTGACCGGATCAATGCATTTATTGCAGACCGATCATGACAATGTCCTGCTGGACTGCGGCCTTTTCCAGGGAAGAAGATCCGAGTCCTCGCGGAAAAACCGGACCGCGCCGTTTGACCCCGCCATCCTGACCAATATCGTCTTGTCGCACGCCCATATTGATCATTGCGGCAGAATCCCCATGATGGTCAAAGAAAAATTCAATGGCCGCATCATTTGTACCCGCGCGACAAAAGATGTCTGCGATTACATGCTGACGGACGCGGCCCATATCCAGGAGTCGGAAGCGGAATATTTGAACTACAAGGCGGTCAGAAACGCCATCCGTACAAATTTCTTTAAAAAACAGGGCAGGGAGGCATCGTTCCAGGAAATCAAAGACGCGACCCGGTTGCTGAAACGGGAAGGCGCACGACTTGACGCCGAACAGATCAACGCACTGGCAGCCCGGCTATACGTGCCGCTGGCAGATCCCTTGTACACCGTGGCTGACGCCGCCAGCGCGTTGCAGCATTTTGAAGGCATCCCCTACCGGACACCGGTTGACATCGGCAAAGACATGACGGTGACGTTTTATGAAGCCGGCCATATTCTGGGATCGGCGGTCAGTATCATCAAACTGCGTGACAAGGGCGTTCGAAAAACCATTTGTTTTACCGGTGATCTGGGACGATTCGGCAAGGCGATTATCCGGGACCCGAATCTTGATTTTGCTCCCGAAGACCGGGATATCGATTTACTGATCATTGAAAGCACTTATGGCGACAGGGAGCACGGGTCGGTCGCCGACCTGCCCGGGAGAATGAAGCAGGTGCTGTCGGAAACCCTTGATCGAAACGGCACCGTCATTATCCCCGCGTTTGCCTACGGCCGTACCCAGGAGATTCTCTACACGGTTCACGCGCTTTATGACAGGGGGGATGTCAAGCCGGTGGCCGTATATGTGGACAGCCCCCTGGCCAGTAAGCTGACACGGGTTTTCAGCGAACACCCCGAGGTGTATGACTGCGAAACGCATGAAACCTTTTTGAAGCGGGGGGACAACCCGTTTGACTTTGATATGGTCCATTTTGTGGAGTCCGTGGAAGAATCCATGGAAGTGATGAAAGAAAAAATTCCTCATATTGTTATTTCCGCGTCGGGAATGTGCGAATTCGGGCGCATCCTTCATCATCTGCGATACAAGATTCATAACCCGGCCAATACCATTTTAATCGTCGGCTATATGGCGGAAAACACCCTCGGGCGGCGGATACTGGTCGAAGGTGAAAAGTACCAACGGTCAGGTAAAAAGACGGACCCGCCGATTATGAAGATTTTCGGGAAAGAATATCCCCTGAAGGCCCACGTTACCGAGATTGACGGCTTCAGCGCGCATGCGGACAAGCATGAACTGACGCGATTTATCCGGGAGTCCAATCTGAATATTAAAAAAGCCGCTATTGTTCACGGTGAGATGGAACAGGCCCGGCCGTTTTCGGAAGAACTGCAGCGGATGGGAATAGAAACAACAATCCCGGCCATGGGGGAAACCATTATCATTTGATCTGTTCGGTTGAAGACAAATAATAACAACAATAAAACCCCTGACCCATTGGATCAGGGGTTTTATTTTATTTTACTGATAATACTATGTAAAATATAGTTGTTTGCTTTAGTCCCTGCTGGTTCCGAAAATTCGCAGCAGGAATAAAAACATATTGATGAAATCAAGGTAAAGGGACAGGGCACCCATGATGGCCCCTTTTCGAACCACGGCCGCGTCCAGTCCATCCGGCTGGGACAGGGCCATGATTTTCAGCTTCTGGGTGTCGTAAGCGGTAAGGCCCACAAAGACAAAGACGCCGATATAGCTGATGATCATGGACATTCCGGCGCTTTTCAGGAAGATATTGACAAGAGAAGCGATGATAATGCCAATCAACCCCATGAACATGAACTGTCCAACGCCCGTCAGGTCTTTTTTGGTGACCATGCCATAAACGCTGCAGGCGCCAAACGTCGCGGCGCAGATAAAAAACGTCGAGGCAATAGAAGAGAGCGTGTAAGCCATAAATATAAATGACAGCGTCACGCCGTTTAGAATGGCGTAAATTATAAAGAGTGCTGTGGCTGTACCGGACTCTATTTTCTGGATCCGGGCGGAAAGATAAAAGACCAGGCCCAGTTCCGCTATGATAAGGATGAAAAAGACCGGTTGGATGGACTGAAGAGCGGCAGGGTTGGAGACAATCATGTTCTCTATGATTCCGGCCACATAATAGGACATAAAACCGGTCAGGGCCAAACCGATGGCCATCCAGTTATATACGCTCTGGATAAAACTGTTCACTACAGTCCGGGCTTGTCCGGTTTCTCTGACCAAAACGGGATCCTTCATAACACTCCTCCAAATTTACAAGTTACTGTTATTATATGATTATTAACTCTAAGCAGACTCTCATGCATTTTTGGTTTAAACTTTTTGTATTTTATATTATAGTGCAAATAATAAAGTTTTCAACTAAAACCGGTCATAATCGCTACGAATTCAGATAAGAAGACTTTAATATGAAGCCTGATCAATTATACCATAACCTGAAAGAATCAGCGGAAAAAATCGGCATAACGGTCAAAGAGCATAACTTCCGTAACGCCGGGATCCATGTGTCCAGCGGGTTGTGCAAAATAAGGGACCACCAGTTTTTTATCATGGATAAGCGGTTGACGATTCGGGAAAAAATCGACACGCTGGCCGAGTGCTTAAGAGAGATGAACCTTGAATCGGTTTACATCGTTCCCGCCATAAGAGAACTTCTCAAAAAATAGTTTTGTTTTTGACTCAACAGGGCATGACCAGCCGGCCATGCCATTCCATTTGTTTTCAGGCCGATACCGTCTCCTTTTTATTTTATTCTAAAAGTTTACATAATATATCTTATCAGACGTTATATGTCTGGTTGTCTTCGCCCGGTCCGGTTTGGCTGTAAAATGAGCCAGATACTATATATAGTGTCTTTGCCGATTATTTTCCACTTCTTATTGTGTTTTTTTCTTTACAAACCGGATTCGACCTGATAGATCATTCACAGAAAATAATCCAAGAGATTCTTCTTAAATCTATCTGATTTTATAAACCTGATGTTATCTGCCTTTTTTGTTCGGCAGGAGGAGTTGACCATGAGGCTTAAACAACTTGAATTGAGCGGCTTCAAATCATTTCCGGAAAGTTCCGTGATCCATTTCCCTCCCGGTATTTTTTCGATTGTCGGCCCGAATGGTTGTGGCAAAAGCAATATTATTGACGCCTTGAAATGGGTCATGGGTGAGCAGAGCGCCCTTCAGTTGCGCGGGAAATCCATGGAAGATGTCATTTTTGCCGGAAGCGATGGAAAATCCCCGGTCAATATGGCTGAAGTTTCCCTGACGCTGGTCAATGATAATGGCTCGGCTCCTGAAGAATTAAAACACCTGTCGGAAATTATGATTACAAGGCGGATGTACCGCTCCGGGGAGCGCGCCTATTTCATCAACAGACAACCCTGCCGGTTGAAGGACATTTATAACATTTTCATGGGAAGCGGCATGGGCGCCCGCTCCTATTCAATTATTCAGCAGGGAAATATCGGGGCCATTACCGAGGCCACGCCGGAAGAACGCCGCACGTTTATTGAAGAGGCGGCCGGGGTTACCCGTTACAAAACCCGGAAAGAGGAAACGCTCCGGAAAATCAAAGCAACCGACCAGGACCTGCTTCGCGTCAAGGACATTATGGCAGAGGTTCAGCAGCGGATGAACAGTCTGAACCGTCAGGCCAAAACCGCTCAACGATACAAAGACTACCGGGAAGCCATCAAAGTCCTGGACATTCTCATTTCCCTCAATGCCTATAACGAATATGGCCGGAAAATATCCGAAACCGACGCCCTGCTTCAGTCGCTGCGGGATATCGACAACACGCACGCGGCGGAGATAGGAAAACTGGATGCCGCGATCGAGGCCATCAAACATGAAAAAGACATCAAAGACAGGGAAATCGCCGACCTGAAAGAAAAGAGATATGAGTGTCAGCGAACCATCGACAAGGCCGAAAAGGATCTGGATTATTTCCGGCAGGATCGGGACCGCATAGAAACGGATACCTTCAGGCTGAAGGAAGAAGAGAAGATCATCAGCGAGAAAAACGCCCGGATGACGTCGGAGATCGCGGAAGTTGAGGCGGCCGATGCCCGCGTCCGGGAAAGCAATCAGCAGATCAGGGCGGCTTTGGAGGAAAGGCAGGAGGCTTCCCAGCAGATTCTCCAGGAAGTGACAGCCCTAAAAAAGATCCTGGAAACCCGGAAAAGCGATCTGATGCGGCTGACGGCTGATGAGGCCAAGTACCATAATATTTGTCAGCATGTCTCCGAAAGCAAGGAGTCGCTTTTAAAACGCAAGCAGGAAATCCGCACGGACAGAATTACCGCGGCCAGAAATACCACCCGGTTAAAACATGATCAGGAAAGGATAAAGACGGAAATCGAAACCGTTGTTCAGCAGATCGCTGAAATGAACGAACAGATATCCGTAACGGGAAACCGACTGGATGAAAAGCATAAAGCCCTGTCCAACCAGGTCAAGCTGGTGCAGTCCACCGACATGGAGAAAAACCGGATACGGTCCAAATATACGGAAATCAAGAAGCTTGACGAAAATTTTGAATGGTACAAGGACGGCGTAAAAAGTATCTTGCAGCAGGCGGCCGATGAAAAGACAGCCGACGGCTGTTCCCCCGTTATGGGTGTCATCGCCGATATCGTCAAGCCGGAACCGGGTTTTGAAACCGCGACTGAAGCCGCCCTGGGGGAATCCCTCCAATATATTCTGGTGGACAGCCAGCAGACCGGCGTACAGTGGATTGATGGTTTGAAAGCCAACCATTCCGGAAGAAGCGGTTTTATCCCGGTTGCCGAATTTAATGAGTTGACGGGAGCCGCGCCGGAACCGGTATCGTCAACCTCACCCGACCTTCTGATTAATCATATCACCGTCAGCCAGGAATATAAGCCCCTCATCACCACCCTTATCGGCCGGGTATTTGTCACTCCGGACCTCCATGAAGCGCTGAAGCTCTGGCATCAGCCCAACGGATCGACCCGGAAAACCGTCGTCACGCGTGAAGGCGACCTGGTCTCTCCCCTGGGAATTATTGTCGGCGGCAGTAAAGACAGGATGGACGGTATCCTGTCCAAAAAGCAGGAAATAAAGGATCTGGCCCGGCAGATCGAAGACCTGGCCATGAAGCTGGACCAGGCCCGACAGACCCAGTCCGCCATTGAAAAAGATGTCCGGGAACTGGAAGAGGATCTCCAGCAACTGAAAAACAGCCGGAACCAGGCCGTTGCCCGGCAGATGGAACTGGAAAAGGAGAGTTACCGGATATCGACGGATCTGGATGCCGCCGTCCAGCGGCTGGAGATCCTGGAACTGGAAGAACAGCACCTGGACGGAGAAGAAAGCGATCTGGATGACGAGATCAACAAGGTCCGGCAGACCCTTGCCTCGATTCAGCAGCAGATGCAGGAAACGGAAACCCTGATCAAGCAGTCCCATGAAGCGGTCAACCGCGCGGCGACGCAATATGAAGAGTTCAATCAGGCGACCATGGAGCTGCGCCTGAAATTATCGGCCTCACAGGCCGAACTGGAAAGCAACCGGAAAACCATGGAACGGCTCCGGTCATTTCAGGTGGAAGCCGTCCAGCGGCGGGATCAGATTGCCTCCGAAATCGCTTCCAAACAGGCGAAAATGGAAACCGTCACGGCATCCATCGGGCAATGCGAACAACAGCTGGCCGCGGGCTACGGAAATCTGGAAAGCCTGGAAGGAAAGTTATCCGAGCATGAATCCATGTACACGACTATTTCCGAACGCATTTCCGAGACCGACCGTAAATTTGCCGACATACGCAGTCAGCGGGAAAAAAATGCCGAAAATATCCGGTTTCTGGATAGAGAGCAGTTGGACCGCGCCGTTAAACAGGAAGGTCTGGTTCATAAACTGGAAGACCTTTATCATGCCGCGTTTGCGACCATTCGCCAGGAATATGAACAGCGATTGTCTGAAACGGACAAAACCATTCCGGACATGGAAAACGAACTGACCACCCTCCGGGAAAAGCTGGCCCGCATCGGAGACGTCAACCTCGGCGCCATCACTGAGTATGAAGAGCATAAAAACCGTCTCGAATTTCTTACCAGCCAGCATGATGATTTGGTCGCGGCCATCGAAGATCTCCACCAGGTGATTAAAAAGATCAACCGTGTTTCCCAGCAGCTTTTTCTTGACACCTTCAACGCCATCAATCAGAAAATGAACGAGGTGT harbors:
- the smc gene encoding chromosome segregation protein SMC; this translates as MRLKQLELSGFKSFPESSVIHFPPGIFSIVGPNGCGKSNIIDALKWVMGEQSALQLRGKSMEDVIFAGSDGKSPVNMAEVSLTLVNDNGSAPEELKHLSEIMITRRMYRSGERAYFINRQPCRLKDIYNIFMGSGMGARSYSIIQQGNIGAITEATPEERRTFIEEAAGVTRYKTRKEETLRKIKATDQDLLRVKDIMAEVQQRMNSLNRQAKTAQRYKDYREAIKVLDILISLNAYNEYGRKISETDALLQSLRDIDNTHAAEIGKLDAAIEAIKHEKDIKDREIADLKEKRYECQRTIDKAEKDLDYFRQDRDRIETDTFRLKEEEKIISEKNARMTSEIAEVEAADARVRESNQQIRAALEERQEASQQILQEVTALKKILETRKSDLMRLTADEAKYHNICQHVSESKESLLKRKQEIRTDRITAARNTTRLKHDQERIKTEIETVVQQIAEMNEQISVTGNRLDEKHKALSNQVKLVQSTDMEKNRIRSKYTEIKKLDENFEWYKDGVKSILQQAADEKTADGCSPVMGVIADIVKPEPGFETATEAALGESLQYILVDSQQTGVQWIDGLKANHSGRSGFIPVAEFNELTGAAPEPVSSTSPDLLINHITVSQEYKPLITTLIGRVFVTPDLHEALKLWHQPNGSTRKTVVTREGDLVSPLGIIVGGSKDRMDGILSKKQEIKDLARQIEDLAMKLDQARQTQSAIEKDVRELEEDLQQLKNSRNQAVARQMELEKESYRISTDLDAAVQRLEILELEEQHLDGEESDLDDEINKVRQTLASIQQQMQETETLIKQSHEAVNRAATQYEEFNQATMELRLKLSASQAELESNRKTMERLRSFQVEAVQRRDQIASEIASKQAKMETVTASIGQCEQQLAAGYGNLESLEGKLSEHESMYTTISERISETDRKFADIRSQREKNAENIRFLDREQLDRAVKQEGLVHKLEDLYHAAFATIRQEYEQRLSETDKTIPDMENELTTLREKLARIGDVNLGAITEYEEHKNRLEFLTSQHDDLVAAIEDLHQVIKKINRVSQQLFLDTFNAINQKMNEVFPRLFDGGTAELVLADPNQPLESGVELMIHLPGKKLTRLSLLSGGEKALSAIAFIFSIFLLKPTSFCLMDEIDAPLDEANVYRFNELLKIIGEKSQIIMITHNKKTMEFADQLLGVTMEKKGISKIVSVSLSNGNGQKHQQAMLN
- a CDS encoding Bax inhibitor-1/YccA family protein, which encodes MKDPVLVRETGQARTVVNSFIQSVYNWMAIGLALTGFMSYYVAGIIENMIVSNPAALQSIQPVFFILIIAELGLVFYLSARIQKIESGTATALFIIYAILNGVTLSFIFMAYTLSSIASTFFICAATFGACSVYGMVTKKDLTGVGQFMFMGLIGIIIASLVNIFLKSAGMSMIISYIGVFVFVGLTAYDTQKLKIMALSQPDGLDAAVVRKGAIMGALSLYLDFINMFLFLLRIFGTSRD
- a CDS encoding MBL fold metallo-hydrolase, which gives rise to MKITFHGAAREVTGSMHLLQTDHDNVLLDCGLFQGRRSESSRKNRTAPFDPAILTNIVLSHAHIDHCGRIPMMVKEKFNGRIICTRATKDVCDYMLTDAAHIQESEAEYLNYKAVRNAIRTNFFKKQGREASFQEIKDATRLLKREGARLDAEQINALAARLYVPLADPLYTVADAASALQHFEGIPYRTPVDIGKDMTVTFYEAGHILGSAVSIIKLRDKGVRKTICFTGDLGRFGKAIIRDPNLDFAPEDRDIDLLIIESTYGDREHGSVADLPGRMKQVLSETLDRNGTVIIPAFAYGRTQEILYTVHALYDRGDVKPVAVYVDSPLASKLTRVFSEHPEVYDCETHETFLKRGDNPFDFDMVHFVESVEESMEVMKEKIPHIVISASGMCEFGRILHHLRYKIHNPANTILIVGYMAENTLGRRILVEGEKYQRSGKKTDPPIMKIFGKEYPLKAHVTEIDGFSAHADKHELTRFIRESNLNIKKAAIVHGEMEQARPFSEELQRMGIETTIPAMGETIII